Proteins encoded by one window of Hippoglossus hippoglossus isolate fHipHip1 chromosome 15, fHipHip1.pri, whole genome shotgun sequence:
- the LOC117775325 gene encoding placenta-specific protein 9-like: MVFRDSGLSSFFLRLSHTHQSLSSAARQVSVLNMIQSPTSSIGLLLLLIGYAAAGPEPDLRPRAFRTSACQEHTNLHNRLDVVEKKVEDTVEKLEVELAALLDTIEAPKWRPLLDTAGQTTVDILEEPLQRG; the protein is encoded by the exons ATGGTTTTCCGAGATTCAGggctctcctccttctttttacgtctctcacacactcatcagtcTCTGTCGTCAGCTGCTCGCCAGGTCTCCGTCCTCAACATGATCCagtcccccacctcctccattggactcctcctcctcctgattggCTACGCTGCGGCAG GTCCCGAGCCTGACCTGCGGCCTCGAGCTTTCCGTACAAGTGCCTGTCAGGAGCACACGAACCTTCACAACCGGCTGGATGTAGTGGAGAAG AAAGTGGAGGACACCGTGGAGAAGTTGGAGGTTGAGCTTGCTGCTCTTCTGGACACTATTGAAGCACCAAAGTGGCGCCCCCTGTTGGACACTGCAGGACAGACAACAGTGGACATCCTGGAAGAACCATTGCAGAGGGGCTAG